The window ATTTTAAAATTCATTTCTTTTGCCGTTTTAGGCACAACACTTTTTGCCGTAGTTCTTGAATCCAAAAAATAAATATTTTTTTCACGGCAAAGCTCAAGTACTACCCGCATTGCATTTTCATCGGAAGTTATGAGCGAGCCTTCGTGATTATTCATTCCTGCAACCGGGGCAATTTCTTCGATGTTGGAAGAAACGATTTGTCTTATTTCTTCCGCGCTCATTCCGGGCTGGATTGAACCTTCTCCCGGGTTAATGTTTAAATTAACGGACTGCATAGGCTGATGTAAAATAAGCTCCTTACCGGAAGACCGGATTCTTTTTGCGGCTTCCGCAGAATGGGCAAGCCTCGGCAATACCGCAATAGTACACGGAAACGGCAAGTCTAAAAAAAGCTTCAGCTGTTCCAAACTATGACCTGCATCGTCAAATACGAAAATAAGTCGTCCCTTTTCGGGAAGTTCCGGCAAATCTTTTATGGGGACATTTCCTTCATTAGCCGTAAGCTTTGCAATGCTTTCCGTTTCGGAAGGTTTTACCGGTTTAGGAATATCTTTAGGGGGCTCGGGTCTTGGCTCTTTCCCCGCACCGCCGGTTTTAGGTTTTTCCGTTTTTTCGGAGGGTTCGGACTTATGGAGCTTTGCAGAACCTTCAGACTGTACAGGTTTTTCGGAAGTTGCCGGCTTGGACGGTTTATCCGCCGTTTCCGTCCTATCTTTTTTTACGTTATCTTTGAGTTTTTCATTTTTGTTTTCCGAAAGAGGAGATTGTATTTCCTCTTGCCTTACGGAAGGTTTATTTTCAATTCCGTTTTGTGTACGGCCTGAAAAATTTTTTCTTTTATCCTGTTCTACCGCAGGTTTTATAAATAAAAAAACGGCAATTAAAATAATACAGACGGCAAAAAGCCCTGCCGCCAAACCCGTATAATTAAGGGTATTTTTTTTTGAATTTTTCCGTTTTGTTGATTTTTTAGCCGCCGTTTTTTTCGGAGAGGCTTTTTTTGAACTTTCTTTTTTTTTCGCCATAGCCGGAAAACAGAATAAACCTTAGTTTAAAATTTGTCAACAGGGAAATCAATTTATCAAAGACATAGAAAAATCAATGCGGAGTTTACGGGGTATTCAGCTTTTTTAATACCATAATTTCTTTCAGACTGCCGGTATAAGGCTTTTTATTATCGTCTAAAAAAGAAAGAGAACCGTCTTCATTTTTAAAAAAGAATTCGGAAGGCACATTGTTGGGAAAATATAAAACAATTACTCCGTCCTTTCCCAACAGCCAATTACCCTGTATTATTTTCGGTACGGCGGAAGTCCGTCCGCCCGCTTTTTTAAAAAGTAAAACTCTGGCTGTTTTATCGGCCTTAAATTCTACGGAATAAACCGAAATGCCGCTTTTTTCGGCAGGAAATTCCGTAGAATAAACACCTAAAAAAGCATCTTTATAAGGCTCGGAAGGTTCGGGTTCGGGCCCTGCACTTGGAGCGCTTTTGCACGAAGATATTCCGCTTAAAAAAAATACGGTAAAAGCGGTTAAAATTAAACCCTTTAAAAGTTTTATTTTCAAAACTTATTCCGCAATAACTTCGGTAACTTCGGGGAACATATCTTTTAAAGTCTCTTCCACTCCGAGTTTTAAGGTATAGGTAGCCATAGGGCATGAGCCGCAGGCACCTTTTAAGCTTACAAACACTTTTCCGTCTTCCGAAACCGAATTAAGCTCTATATCCCCTCCGTCCGCCTGTAATCTCGGCCGGATTATATCTATTGCTTTTTGAAGTTCTTCTTTAACCAACATAAAATTCTCCTACAATTAAGTTTTATAAAAACAAATATATAAAAATAAGGCTCTAAAGGCAAATTTTATAAAAAAAATTTAAGCAATTCCCGTAGAACCGTATCCTCCCGCGCCCCTTGCCGTATCGGAGAGTTTTTCTTTTTCCGTAAATTCGGCTTGAACGACGGGAGAAATTACCGCTTGAGCTATGCGGTCGCCCTTTTCTATTTTAAAATCTTCGCTTCCGAGGTTTATAAGCAAAACGCAAAGCTCTCCTCGATAATCGGAATCGACGGTGCCGGGCGTATTTAATACGGTTATCCCGTGCTTTAAAGCAAGTCCGGAACGCGGACGTACTTGCAGCTCCATGCCTTCAGGTAGTTCTACGGAAAGCCCGGTAGGTACGAGATATCTTTGCATAGGCTTTAAAATAACGGGCGTTTCAATATATGCGCGTAA is drawn from Treponema pedis and contains these coding sequences:
- a CDS encoding divergent polysaccharide deacetylase family protein, with product MAKKKESSKKASPKKTAAKKSTKRKNSKKNTLNYTGLAAGLFAVCIILIAVFLFIKPAVEQDKRKNFSGRTQNGIENKPSVRQEEIQSPLSENKNEKLKDNVKKDRTETADKPSKPATSEKPVQSEGSAKLHKSEPSEKTEKPKTGGAGKEPRPEPPKDIPKPVKPSETESIAKLTANEGNVPIKDLPELPEKGRLIFVFDDAGHSLEQLKLFLDLPFPCTIAVLPRLAHSAEAAKRIRSSGKELILHQPMQSVNLNINPGEGSIQPGMSAEEIRQIVSSNIEEIAPVAGMNNHEGSLITSDENAMRVVLELCREKNIYFLDSRTTAKSVVPKTAKEMNFKIWERAVFLDNEKTVEHLQKQIAQGLEIASARGSAIMIGHIFTPQLAILLKEMYPELIKEGYSFSTISKENRASQ
- a CDS encoding NifU family protein gives rise to the protein MLVKEELQKAIDIIRPRLQADGGDIELNSVSEDGKVFVSLKGACGSCPMATYTLKLGVEETLKDMFPEVTEVIAE
- the dut gene encoding dUTP diphosphatase, with product MPVFIKLKKEASVPEYKTQGSAGADLRAYIETPVILKPMQRYLVPTGLSVELPEGMELQVRPRSGLALKHGITVLNTPGTVDSDYRGELCVLLINLGSEDFKIEKGDRIAQAVISPVVQAEFTEKEKLSDTARGAGGYGSTGIA